One Legionella hackeliae DNA segment encodes these proteins:
- a CDS encoding methyltransferase, giving the protein MIDTMQNELNIHYTYNYKQPDEYHFSLDSIHLAQFVATQLKSCKNLSSLKILDLCAGCGVIGIELSWHLQEIRHIDFIEIQDIYTDYFYQNIANVNRPELNFRWYLLNYDELQEKKWEEQFDVIISNPPYFLPDHGTLSPSQFKNRCRFYLDSSFQSYIRAIENSLTNKGKAYFLLRPLKHHGLDLFFDVQKILRGTSVTVQKISHIRGTDIILLEKLKI; this is encoded by the coding sequence ATGATTGATACAATGCAGAACGAACTAAATATTCATTACACTTATAATTACAAACAACCGGACGAGTATCATTTCAGCCTTGATTCAATTCACCTTGCACAATTTGTCGCAACACAATTGAAATCCTGCAAAAATCTTTCTTCACTAAAGATATTGGATCTTTGTGCAGGCTGCGGAGTCATTGGGATTGAGCTATCGTGGCATCTGCAAGAAATCCGACACATTGATTTTATTGAGATTCAGGATATTTATACGGACTATTTTTATCAAAATATAGCTAACGTTAATCGACCTGAGCTCAACTTTCGTTGGTATCTTCTAAATTATGATGAATTACAAGAAAAAAAATGGGAAGAACAATTTGATGTGATTATCAGCAATCCCCCCTATTTTCTGCCAGACCATGGAACACTCTCTCCGTCCCAATTTAAAAATCGTTGTCGATTTTACCTAGACAGTTCCTTTCAGAGTTATATTCGGGCGATAGAAAATTCGCTGACAAACAAAGGAAAAGCGTACTTTTTATTACGTCCATTGAAACATCACGGTCTTGATTTATTTTTTGATGTACAAAAAATCCTACGGGGAACTTCAGTAACAGTACAAAAAATATCGCATATTCGCGGTACCGACATTATTTTATTAGAAAAACTGAAAATATAG